Proteins co-encoded in one Novosphingobium sp. PP1Y genomic window:
- a CDS encoding group 1 glycosyl transferase → MISVETYESLVGAETVERILTKAQRLRDLHVVNVNSTYGGGGVAEILSSLTLLMNAAGIRAGWRVIQGRLDFFSVTKKMHNALQGGEINLSELKRNIYEEVVFENAVRMHLDHDLVIVHDPQPLPLIEHFRKKAPWVWRCHVDLSNPHQELWSYLAPFIERYNAVVLSLPEYAQKITSPQRFIMPAIKPFSTTNKELSDAEIDERLSYYDIPTNRPLIVQVSRFDKWKDPQGVIDAFRIARKEVDATLVLVGNVATDDPEGQEIFESV, encoded by the coding sequence TTGATATCCGTTGAGACGTATGAATCGCTCGTCGGCGCGGAGACGGTCGAGCGCATCCTCACCAAGGCGCAACGGCTTCGCGACCTGCACGTCGTCAACGTCAACTCCACCTACGGCGGCGGCGGGGTTGCCGAAATCCTGTCGTCCCTGACCCTCCTGATGAACGCGGCCGGCATCCGGGCCGGTTGGCGGGTGATCCAGGGGCGCCTCGACTTCTTCTCCGTCACCAAGAAAATGCACAACGCGCTTCAGGGCGGTGAGATCAATCTGAGCGAACTCAAGCGGAACATCTACGAGGAGGTCGTTTTCGAAAACGCGGTTCGCATGCATCTCGACCACGATCTGGTCATCGTCCACGACCCACAGCCTTTGCCGCTGATCGAGCATTTCCGCAAGAAGGCGCCGTGGGTGTGGCGCTGCCATGTCGATCTGTCGAACCCCCATCAGGAGCTCTGGTCATATCTGGCGCCGTTCATCGAGCGGTATAATGCCGTCGTCCTCTCGTTGCCGGAGTACGCTCAGAAGATCACATCGCCGCAACGTTTCATCATGCCGGCGATCAAACCTTTCTCGACGACGAACAAGGAACTGTCGGACGCAGAGATCGACGAACGGCTCAGCTATTACGATATTCCAACAAATCGGCCACTCATTGTTCAGGTCTCACGCTTCGACAAATGGAAAGACCCGCAGGGCGTGATCGACGCCTTCAGGATTGCTCGGAAAGAGGTGGACGCGACGCTCGTGCTGGTCGGCAATGTCGCGACCGACGACCCAGAGGGCCAGGAAATCTTTGAATCCGTGTAG
- a CDS encoding glycosyltransferase — MSRPTTQRARKSLNPCRCGEDRIWILSVQDSALVIALQRRATVVLQKSIREGFGLTVTEAMWKVTPAIGGNVEGIRHQIEDGVNCFLVDRIGEAAERIVQIPKDPELARMLGKKAKETVRERFLMTRLMEEWLDLVGSFEPDFRLKGNLAA, encoded by the coding sequence ATGTCGCGACCGACGACCCAGAGGGCCAGGAAATCTTTGAATCCGTGTAGATGCGGCGAGGACCGCATCTGGATTCTGTCCGTCCAGGACTCGGCCCTCGTCATCGCCTTGCAACGACGCGCCACTGTCGTGTTGCAGAAGTCGATCCGAGAGGGCTTTGGTCTCACAGTTACCGAGGCGATGTGGAAGGTTACCCCCGCCATCGGCGGCAATGTCGAAGGCATCCGCCATCAGATCGAGGACGGGGTGAACTGCTTTCTCGTCGACCGCATCGGGGAAGCTGCTGAGCGGATCGTCCAAATCCCTAAAGATCCGGAGCTTGCGCGAATGCTTGGCAAGAAGGCGAAAGAGACTGTGAGGGAGCGCTTCCTGATGACCCGGCTGATGGAGGAGTGGTTGGACCTCGTCGGCTCGTTCGAACCGGACTTTCGATTGAAGGGAAACTTGGCTGCGTAA
- a CDS encoding Crp/Fnr family transcriptional regulator yields the protein MANIMRTPKSAGVDCETCQARVDGLCAGYSAGTVEFISGYRSNDRYLKAGQDLLNLGEPCDAIFNLIDGWMFRYTILADGRRQILDFALPGAMLGLNSPLGAPMTFGAQALTDVVVCVIPHKALGHLSQHQPDLGLRLALLMARERSLSFDHLTSIGRRSAHERIARLLLELFVRSRAGWPGYQIEEMHLPVTQEHIGDATGLTGVHVNRVLRDLANADILKFCYRRLSILEPDKLMDLAGIDQELLQSWTGSGRSEARAQGDFARGCRHAA from the coding sequence ATGGCGAATATCATGAGGACACCCAAAAGCGCTGGCGTCGATTGTGAAACGTGCCAAGCCCGCGTTGACGGTCTTTGCGCGGGCTACAGCGCTGGCACGGTGGAGTTTATTTCCGGGTACCGGTCCAATGACCGATACCTCAAGGCAGGTCAGGATCTCCTCAACCTCGGGGAACCTTGTGACGCGATCTTCAATCTCATCGATGGGTGGATGTTCCGCTACACAATTCTCGCCGACGGACGGCGGCAGATTCTCGATTTCGCATTGCCCGGTGCTATGCTGGGCCTAAATTCGCCGCTCGGCGCGCCGATGACCTTTGGCGCGCAAGCGCTGACGGACGTTGTCGTCTGCGTGATTCCACACAAGGCTTTGGGCCATTTGTCGCAGCACCAACCCGACCTAGGTCTGCGGCTCGCCTTGCTGATGGCGCGGGAACGCAGCCTGTCATTCGATCACCTCACCAGTATCGGTCGACGTTCGGCACACGAACGGATTGCCCGCCTCCTGCTTGAGTTGTTTGTCCGTTCCCGGGCAGGATGGCCTGGGTACCAGATCGAGGAAATGCATTTGCCAGTGACGCAGGAGCATATCGGGGATGCGACAGGCCTGACGGGCGTTCATGTCAACCGGGTGCTGCGCGACCTCGCGAATGCGGATATTCTCAAATTCTGTTACCGGCGCCTCAGCATCCTGGAACCCGACAAGCTGATGGACCTAGCGGGAATCGATCAGGAACTGCTGCAATCGTGGACGGGGTCCGGACGAAGCGAAGCGCGCGCCCAGGGCGACTTTGCCAGGGGATGTCGACATGCGGCCTGA
- a CDS encoding DUF2933 domain-containing protein: protein MEWLLQNWIWILVGVAFVALHMFGHGGHGGHGGHRGDRSDGRSTDHGSAERRDADASSAHRH from the coding sequence ATGGAATGGCTTTTGCAGAACTGGATTTGGATACTAGTCGGTGTCGCCTTTGTTGCCTTGCATATGTTCGGGCATGGTGGCCACGGCGGTCACGGAGGACATCGCGGCGACCGCTCTGACGGTCGGAGTACCGATCACGGATCAGCGGAACGGCGCGACGCGGATGCATCTTCGGCGCATCGGCATTAG
- a CDS encoding DUF5676 family membrane protein, with protein sequence MLNTKLVAWSLGIWTTITFLVCVIYGLVTPQSLRMSGFLEMMLPAFKWLTWWGFLLGLVEAFLYGVYAGLVFCPIYNLLHRRWGARPTMMPFGRSYRD encoded by the coding sequence ATGTTGAACACGAAACTGGTCGCTTGGTCATTGGGCATCTGGACAACCATCACGTTTTTGGTTTGCGTGATTTACGGACTGGTCACGCCGCAAAGCCTGCGCATGAGCGGATTTCTGGAAATGATGCTGCCCGCCTTCAAATGGCTCACCTGGTGGGGTTTTCTGCTCGGCCTGGTCGAGGCCTTCCTCTATGGTGTCTACGCCGGTCTCGTCTTTTGTCCGATCTACAATTTGCTGCACAGAAGATGGGGCGCACGGCCAACAATGATGCCGTTTGGCAGATCGTACAGAGATTGA
- a CDS encoding type II glyceraldehyde-3-phosphate dehydrogenase, whose translation MASQQGKIRVALNGYGVIGKRVADAVASQHDMELVGIADIETDWRMRTALRKGFRLFASLEDRGEAMKRAGLDVSGTLDDLLNETDVVVDCTPKPIGAQNAEHYRTRGVKFIVQGGEKHEVTGHSFVAEASYASALGQMATRVVSCNTTSIVRTLTALKHAGLVKRARGTVMRRATDPWESHKGGIMNTLVPENEIPSHQGPDARTVDPELDVVTIAVKVPETIAHLHSWSVQLTRNASKEEVIDAFRQSSRIALIRMSDGLTALNTVKELMADVGRPRENLYEVALWEDLVAVQGDEVFYAYMVDNQAIVIPETIDAIRALTGRERDASASIALTNAALGIGALLS comes from the coding sequence ATGGCATCACAGCAAGGAAAGATCCGGGTCGCGCTGAACGGTTACGGTGTAATCGGCAAGCGAGTCGCTGACGCCGTTGCGAGCCAGCACGACATGGAACTTGTCGGCATCGCCGACATCGAGACAGACTGGCGGATGAGGACGGCCCTTAGGAAGGGATTCAGGCTCTTTGCGTCGCTAGAGGATCGCGGCGAAGCCATGAAGAGGGCGGGCTTGGACGTGTCCGGCACGCTCGACGACCTCCTGAACGAGACCGACGTGGTGGTCGACTGCACTCCGAAGCCGATCGGAGCGCAGAATGCCGAGCATTACCGTACACGCGGGGTGAAGTTCATCGTACAGGGGGGCGAGAAGCACGAGGTGACCGGGCATTCGTTCGTAGCCGAGGCGAGCTATGCAAGCGCGCTAGGGCAGATGGCCACCCGGGTTGTCTCCTGCAATACCACCTCTATCGTGCGCACCTTGACGGCTCTAAAGCACGCCGGCCTCGTGAAAAGGGCAAGGGGTACCGTCATGCGGCGCGCGACAGACCCGTGGGAAAGCCACAAAGGCGGGATAATGAACACTCTCGTTCCAGAAAATGAAATACCGAGCCATCAAGGCCCAGATGCCCGGACGGTCGATCCCGAGCTTGATGTCGTGACGATCGCCGTGAAGGTGCCAGAAACCATCGCGCATCTGCACAGCTGGTCCGTGCAGTTGACGCGCAACGCGTCAAAGGAAGAGGTAATCGACGCATTCCGTCAGTCTTCTCGGATTGCGCTCATCCGGATGAGCGATGGCTTGACGGCGCTCAATACAGTCAAGGAATTAATGGCCGACGTCGGACGGCCTCGCGAAAACCTTTACGAAGTTGCGCTATGGGAAGACCTGGTGGCAGTGCAGGGCGATGAGGTCTTCTATGCCTACATGGTCGATAATCAGGCGATCGTAATTCCCGAGACCATCGACGCGATCCGTGCACTTACCGGTCGTGAACGCGACGCAAGCGCTTCAATCGCCTTGACCAACGCCGCGCTGGGTATCGGCGCGCTGTTGTCCTGA
- a CDS encoding NifB/NifX family molybdenum-iron cluster-binding protein, translating into MVTHSHEGTVLCPFFSKCDGLLIIDPDNGSREFRAREDDTPDAMCDLILKTGVHRLVLGFIGGPAAQKLRAAGIDIRLGSGALAVDELVIGFDDLPAAWAHPDGACADQ; encoded by the coding sequence TTGGTCACGCATTCGCATGAGGGAACCGTGCTGTGCCCGTTCTTCAGCAAATGCGACGGCCTCCTCATCATCGATCCCGATAACGGCTCTCGCGAGTTTCGCGCAAGGGAGGATGACACGCCCGACGCAATGTGTGATCTGATCCTGAAAACCGGTGTTCATCGGCTTGTCCTGGGTTTCATCGGCGGTCCTGCGGCCCAAAAACTCCGGGCGGCGGGGATCGACATCAGGTTGGGCTCCGGCGCGCTCGCGGTCGACGAGCTTGTGATCGGCTTTGATGATCTTCCTGCGGCATGGGCGCACCCAGATGGCGCCTGCGCTGACCAGTAG
- a CDS encoding slipin family protein has product MTADSIALTGNSIVWIVGIAIVAVYLASAIRILREYERAVVFTLGRFAGVKGPGLIIVFPFLQTLARVDLRTIVLDVPTQDLISRDNVSIHVNAVIYFHVVDAERAIIQVEQYIYAMSQLAQTTLRSVLGKHDLDEMLAERDKLNTDIRAILDGQTDAWGIKVSNVEIKHVDIDESMVRAIARQAEAERERRAKVINAEGEHQAAQKLLEAAQILGRQPEAMQLRYLSTLNVIASERSSTIVFPFPMEFKDLLRVGKAQE; this is encoded by the coding sequence ATGACAGCCGATTCGATTGCCCTGACAGGCAACTCTATCGTCTGGATCGTGGGTATTGCCATCGTCGCAGTGTATTTGGCGAGCGCGATTCGTATCCTGCGCGAATATGAGCGAGCTGTGGTCTTTACCCTCGGCCGCTTCGCCGGCGTCAAAGGCCCAGGACTAATTATCGTCTTTCCATTTCTACAGACGTTGGCTCGCGTCGACCTGCGTACGATCGTCCTAGATGTGCCAACCCAGGACCTTATTTCGCGTGACAATGTCTCAATTCACGTCAATGCCGTTATCTATTTCCATGTGGTCGACGCGGAGCGCGCCATCATCCAGGTGGAGCAGTATATCTACGCTATGAGCCAACTCGCGCAGACCACGCTGCGCTCTGTCCTTGGCAAGCACGATCTTGATGAGATGCTCGCTGAGCGCGACAAGCTGAACACGGACATCCGGGCAATACTCGATGGCCAGACCGATGCCTGGGGCATCAAGGTTTCGAATGTCGAGATCAAGCACGTCGACATCGACGAATCGATGGTTCGTGCGATCGCGCGCCAGGCTGAAGCGGAGCGCGAGCGGCGCGCCAAGGTCATTAATGCCGAAGGCGAGCATCAAGCCGCGCAAAAGTTGCTTGAGGCGGCGCAGATCCTTGGACGGCAGCCCGAAGCAATGCAACTGCGCTATCTCTCCACGCTCAACGTCATCGCAAGTGAGCGCAGTTCCACGATCGTCTTTCCATTCCCGATGGAGTTCAAGGATCTGCTCAGGGTCGGCAAGGCGCAGGAATAG
- a CDS encoding IS110 family transposase, whose amino-acid sequence MKRNKNDAADAEAICEAVRRPTMRFVAIKSADAQSVLMLHRARHLLVRQRTAQVSALRAHLAEYGIVAPKGCAHVRGLIDTLKAGDAAIPELARQTLLLIAGMIDGLSQQIRQIEIELMAWHRATAACQRLETIPGIGFITATALVATVSDASIFRSGRQFAAWLGLVPKQHSSGGKERMGAISKMGDRYLRHLLVVGATAVVRYTRRKATTISIWANQLLERKPARLVTVAVANKMARIAWAVMVRNENYRAGPKIA is encoded by the coding sequence GTGAAGCGGAACAAGAACGACGCGGCCGATGCCGAAGCGATCTGCGAAGCGGTGAGGCGACCGACGATGCGCTTCGTTGCGATCAAGTCGGCGGATGCCCAGAGCGTGCTCATGTTACATCGTGCGCGCCACCTGCTGGTCCGGCAGCGGACCGCCCAGGTCAGTGCGCTACGCGCGCACCTGGCCGAGTACGGGATCGTGGCGCCTAAAGGCTGCGCTCATGTCCGCGGACTCATCGACACTCTCAAAGCGGGCGACGCAGCGATACCAGAACTGGCGCGGCAAACGCTGCTGCTGATCGCCGGCATGATCGATGGATTGAGCCAACAGATACGTCAGATCGAGATCGAACTGATGGCCTGGCATCGCGCCACCGCCGCGTGCCAGCGCCTGGAGACGATTCCCGGTATCGGCTTCATCACCGCCACCGCGCTCGTTGCGACCGTCAGCGACGCCAGCATCTTTCGGTCGGGTCGCCAGTTCGCCGCTTGGCTGGGGCTCGTGCCAAAGCAACATTCTTCTGGCGGCAAGGAGCGGATGGGCGCGATATCGAAAATGGGAGATCGCTATCTGCGCCATCTCCTCGTCGTCGGTGCAACCGCCGTCGTCCGCTACACCCGCCGCAAGGCAACGACCATCAGCATCTGGGCAAATCAACTGCTCGAGCGAAAGCCAGCGAGACTGGTGACAGTCGCGGTCGCCAACAAGATGGCGCGGATCGCCTGGGCGGTCATGGTGCGGAACGAAAATTATCGCGCAGGGCCGAAGATCGCCTGA
- a CDS encoding site-specific integrase, whose translation MPDNRHELIAALNFSLVSQRYSPVVVRNYCTYASGFLDDLEQRGIPVSNATDVQVERYLRHVIALFEKQRGRRPSARWHEVPRSGIHALLRLVHGQWPPAIEPTCAADEVRFSICAEYEIWLREERGLARASIAALIWEARNFLAWQFDHGIDGLAGLSVTDVDRYMDLRAPKLTRCSLKSVAERLRSLLRYLHITGRVATDLSGHVIAPMLYAYEGVPSVLDRGQIIAVLESAKRDKTPAGLRDHAILQLLAIYGLRSGEIRHLRIEDIDWRTETIHVRHNKTRASTLLPLLAPVGEAVLAYLRSGRPETDTREIFIRTRAPYRMLDKLYSAVRRRLRDAGVQPPGKCGPHIFRHARAVEMLRAAVPQKVIGDLLGHRSTGSTAPYLKLATEDLRAIALDVPGMELLP comes from the coding sequence ATGCCGGATAACCGTCACGAACTCATCGCTGCGCTCAATTTCTCGCTTGTCAGCCAACGATACAGCCCGGTCGTGGTGAGGAACTACTGCACCTACGCATCGGGATTTCTCGATGATCTGGAACAGCGGGGCATCCCGGTCTCGAACGCGACTGACGTGCAGGTTGAGCGATATCTGCGGCACGTGATCGCTCTGTTCGAAAAGCAGCGTGGTCGACGCCCCAGCGCGCGCTGGCACGAGGTTCCACGCTCCGGCATTCACGCGCTGCTCCGGCTTGTTCACGGCCAATGGCCACCAGCTATCGAGCCTACTTGCGCGGCCGATGAGGTCCGATTTTCAATCTGCGCCGAATACGAAATCTGGCTGCGTGAGGAGCGTGGGTTGGCTCGCGCGAGCATCGCAGCGTTAATATGGGAGGCCCGGAACTTCCTTGCCTGGCAGTTCGATCACGGAATCGACGGCTTGGCGGGTCTGAGCGTCACTGACGTTGACCGTTATATGGATTTGCGCGCGCCGAAACTGACGCGCTGCTCGCTGAAGTCCGTGGCGGAACGGCTTCGCTCACTGCTACGCTACCTCCACATCACAGGTCGCGTCGCGACGGACCTGTCGGGGCACGTGATAGCGCCAATGCTATATGCATATGAAGGAGTACCTTCGGTCCTCGACCGCGGACAGATCATCGCCGTGCTGGAGAGTGCCAAGAGGGACAAAACACCGGCAGGGTTGCGGGACCATGCAATCCTGCAACTCCTTGCGATTTATGGATTGCGGTCAGGCGAGATCCGCCATCTCCGGATCGAGGACATCGACTGGCGAACGGAAACCATCCACGTTCGTCACAACAAGACGCGAGCCAGCACATTGCTGCCTCTGCTTGCGCCGGTCGGCGAAGCGGTACTTGCCTATCTGCGTTCTGGGCGTCCCGAGACCGACACCAGGGAAATCTTCATCCGCACGCGTGCGCCCTATCGCATGCTCGACAAGCTCTACAGTGCGGTTCGCCGGCGGCTCCGTGACGCTGGCGTCCAACCGCCTGGTAAGTGTGGCCCCCATATCTTCCGTCATGCACGCGCGGTCGAAATGCTGCGGGCCGCTGTTCCTCAAAAGGTCATCGGAGACCTGCTCGGACACCGTTCGACAGGATCGACAGCGCCCTACCTCAAGCTTGCGACCGAAGACCTCAGGGCCATTGCGCTCGACGTGCCGGGAATGGAGTTGCTGCCATGA
- a CDS encoding tyrosine-type recombinase/integrase: protein MSARWPDPDRAIIDRFVASLDLHSTKSRTGYAQVLHGFQDVAERYHVLDQEVLLVWLRESAVRRASATLLHRTRIVDRFLERLVEIGALQCNPVADLRDECSIKQCMPIWQALASRDPDQALAELRQPRPFGSVLGEMMVEHVAMMRRRGYKYTSQPLLLLRFDRFLQLHPGPEAEPFSAMIDRWAATNVTRHHVEECEKLQRVFAKILRHRDPSIPMRRPDPRPRKEAAKQWRKPHIYSPADVRRMLDVARNYPSPRAPLRPQSMYTMLLLAYCAGLRRGELARLDLGDVDLQSGTITIRQTKFFKTRILPLPDSVLVELRAYVDARQRAGASQDARSGLFWHERGDGHYTPEMITWLLSDVIRRAGLKPSQGKAGPRVHDLRHSMVVNRILEWYRTGTNPQDRLPFLATYLGHRDINSTLVYITVTQELLHYANERFRAVGAQCLSLGQEAQP, encoded by the coding sequence ATGAGCGCCCGCTGGCCCGATCCCGACCGCGCGATCATTGACCGCTTTGTTGCGAGCCTTGATCTGCACAGCACGAAAAGCCGAACCGGCTACGCCCAGGTCTTGCACGGCTTCCAGGATGTCGCCGAACGTTACCACGTGCTCGATCAGGAGGTGCTGCTGGTCTGGCTTCGAGAATCGGCCGTGCGCCGAGCGTCGGCCACGCTCTTGCACCGCACCCGCATCGTTGATCGGTTCCTCGAACGCCTGGTGGAAATCGGCGCGCTCCAATGCAATCCCGTCGCCGACCTGCGCGATGAATGCAGTATCAAGCAGTGTATGCCGATCTGGCAGGCCTTGGCGTCGCGAGATCCGGATCAGGCTCTTGCCGAACTGCGCCAGCCCAGACCGTTCGGCAGCGTGCTGGGCGAAATGATGGTCGAGCATGTCGCGATGATGCGGCGCAGAGGATACAAATACACATCGCAGCCCCTGTTGCTCCTGCGGTTCGACCGGTTCCTGCAGTTGCATCCGGGACCGGAAGCCGAACCGTTTAGCGCCATGATCGATCGATGGGCGGCAACGAATGTCACGAGGCACCACGTGGAGGAATGTGAAAAGCTCCAACGCGTGTTCGCGAAAATCCTTCGTCACCGCGACCCGTCGATACCTATGCGGCGACCGGATCCAAGACCGAGGAAGGAGGCCGCGAAACAATGGCGAAAGCCCCATATCTACTCGCCTGCCGACGTGCGGCGGATGCTCGATGTCGCACGAAACTACCCGTCGCCGCGGGCACCACTTCGCCCGCAAAGCATGTACACCATGCTGCTCCTCGCCTATTGCGCGGGCTTGCGGCGCGGCGAGCTTGCCCGTCTCGATCTTGGTGACGTCGACCTGCAGTCGGGTACCATCACCATCCGGCAGACGAAGTTCTTCAAGACCCGCATTTTGCCGCTACCCGACAGCGTTTTAGTGGAGCTTCGGGCCTACGTCGATGCGCGGCAGCGGGCCGGTGCATCACAGGACGCGCGTTCCGGTCTGTTCTGGCACGAGCGCGGCGATGGCCATTACACGCCGGAAATGATCACGTGGCTGCTCTCCGACGTCATACGCCGCGCCGGGTTGAAACCATCGCAAGGAAAAGCAGGCCCGCGCGTGCATGACCTGCGTCACTCGATGGTCGTGAATAGAATCCTCGAATGGTACCGAACGGGCACCAATCCGCAGGATCGCCTGCCGTTCCTCGCGACCTATCTCGGCCATCGGGATATCAACTCTACCCTGGTCTACATCACCGTGACGCAGGAGTTGCTGCATTACGCAAATGAGCGGTTCCGGGCAGTTGGCGCACAATGCCTCAGCCTGGGACAGGAGGCGCAGCCATGA
- a CDS encoding site-specific integrase: protein MSKADPFPNLLRAFFYEWLVEQRNASIHTVRSYRDTWRLLLRFIAQRAGKKVATITLADLAASEVAAFLGHAEHERGGTIGTRNCRLAAIRSFFHFVATKDPASIAQCVEILHIPIKRAPLAEPSYLDPAEVTAILAQPDRSTVEGMRDHALLSFLYNSGARIQESLDLCPEAIRFESPNCVRLIGKGRKERICPLWPETAMLLKKLLERQPRAPDQRLFVNRYGEPLSASGVRFKLAAYVKAAAITVPSLRAKHVTPHAFRHATAVHLISAGVDVTVIRSWLGHVSLDTTNHYARANLETKRKALEKVAVPNMRGGQPSWKRDASVLAWLDTL from the coding sequence ATGAGCAAGGCCGACCCGTTCCCGAACCTGCTGCGCGCGTTCTTCTACGAATGGCTGGTCGAGCAGCGTAACGCGTCCATCCATACGGTTCGATCATACCGTGACACCTGGCGTCTGTTACTGCGGTTCATCGCGCAGCGTGCTGGAAAGAAGGTGGCTACGATCACGCTGGCCGATCTGGCCGCCAGCGAGGTTGCCGCGTTCCTCGGTCACGCCGAACACGAGCGCGGCGGTACGATCGGCACGCGCAACTGCCGGCTTGCCGCGATCCGGAGCTTCTTCCACTTCGTGGCCACCAAGGATCCCGCGTCGATCGCGCAATGCGTCGAAATCCTCCATATCCCGATCAAGCGGGCTCCGCTGGCGGAACCGAGCTATCTGGATCCGGCGGAAGTGACGGCGATCCTCGCTCAGCCAGACCGTTCGACCGTTGAGGGCATGCGCGATCATGCGCTGCTCTCGTTCCTCTACAACAGCGGCGCACGAATACAGGAATCGCTCGACCTGTGCCCCGAAGCGATCCGGTTCGAAAGCCCGAACTGCGTGCGCCTAATCGGCAAGGGGCGGAAGGAACGTATCTGCCCGCTCTGGCCGGAAACAGCCATGTTGCTGAAGAAGCTGCTTGAACGGCAACCACGGGCGCCGGACCAGAGACTGTTCGTCAACCGCTATGGGGAGCCGCTCAGCGCCTCAGGGGTCCGCTTCAAGCTCGCCGCCTACGTGAAGGCAGCGGCCATAACCGTGCCATCACTGCGGGCTAAGCATGTTACGCCCCACGCCTTCCGACATGCCACCGCCGTGCATCTCATCTCAGCGGGCGTCGACGTTACAGTGATCCGAAGCTGGCTCGGTCATGTGAGCCTTGATACGACCAACCACTATGCCCGGGCCAATCTGGAAACAAAGCGAAAGGCACTGGAGAAGGTTGCCGTTCCGAACATGCGCGGCGGCCAGCCATCGTGGAAGCGCGATGCAAGTGTGCTCGCCTGGCTGGACACGCTCTAA
- a CDS encoding IS1182 family transposase: MLGRKERGQLELFITGSLRQLIPDDHVLARVDRVLDLRWLRDEVSDLYCADNGRPGIDPEVAVRLMLAGFLLGIVHDRRLMREAQVNLAIRWFCGFALHEPLPDHSSLTRIRQRWGAERFRLIFERTVQACVAARIATGEVVHIDASLIRAHVSWDSLAVRHVEAVTEANDETLFDDRKKGRSKKVCVTDPDATMATNGRNRRLEPAYKQHTAVDDAAGVIVDVEVATGEENEGMAVAARLDAIAATTGAAMAVATMDAGYAYAKVFRALEDREIEGVVPAKAEPPPGKVIPTRRFKFDARHNIARCPRGKILHPRGKLQRGAFQHFHANAKDCAACPLKTRCVSPSRYGRVVVFNVNHPSLLRARRKRLRWGEREERLYQRNRWRVEGVHGEAKTWHGLARAVRRGLDNMRIQAFLTATAINLKRLAAALIALIYVVLNTHTRRKLLNSFGIA; this comes from the coding sequence ATGCTTGGTCGCAAGGAGCGGGGTCAGCTTGAGCTTTTCATTACGGGGTCGCTTCGTCAGCTGATCCCGGACGATCATGTCCTGGCGCGGGTGGACCGGGTTCTCGATCTGAGATGGCTGCGCGACGAGGTCAGCGACCTTTACTGCGCTGACAATGGCCGTCCCGGTATCGATCCCGAGGTTGCGGTCCGGCTGATGCTCGCCGGGTTCCTGCTTGGTATCGTGCATGACCGCCGGCTGATGCGCGAGGCGCAGGTGAACCTGGCGATCCGCTGGTTTTGCGGTTTCGCGCTACATGAGCCGTTGCCCGATCATTCTTCGCTGACGCGCATTCGTCAACGCTGGGGGGCAGAGCGTTTCCGCCTGATATTCGAGCGCACGGTTCAGGCCTGCGTCGCGGCCAGGATCGCGACCGGGGAAGTCGTCCATATCGACGCCTCGCTGATCCGAGCCCATGTCAGCTGGGACTCGCTGGCTGTTCGACATGTCGAGGCGGTCACCGAGGCGAACGACGAAACGCTTTTCGACGATCGCAAGAAGGGCAGGTCAAAGAAGGTTTGCGTCACCGATCCCGACGCGACCATGGCGACCAACGGCCGCAACCGCCGACTTGAGCCGGCCTACAAACAGCACACCGCCGTGGACGATGCCGCCGGCGTCATCGTCGATGTCGAGGTTGCGACCGGTGAGGAGAACGAGGGTATGGCTGTGGCCGCACGGCTTGATGCCATCGCCGCAACGACCGGCGCGGCGATGGCGGTTGCCACAATGGATGCCGGTTATGCCTATGCCAAAGTCTTCCGCGCGCTTGAGGATCGCGAGATCGAAGGTGTGGTTCCGGCCAAGGCCGAGCCGCCGCCGGGCAAGGTCATTCCCACCCGTCGCTTCAAGTTCGATGCGCGTCACAACATCGCTCGCTGCCCGAGAGGCAAGATCCTGCACCCCAGGGGCAAGCTTCAGCGCGGAGCGTTTCAGCATTTTCATGCCAATGCCAAAGATTGCGCGGCATGTCCGCTCAAAACCCGCTGTGTCAGCCCGTCACGTTATGGCCGTGTGGTCGTGTTCAATGTCAATCACCCATCATTGCTACGGGCGCGGCGTAAACGGTTACGGTGGGGTGAGCGAGAAGAACGGCTCTATCAGCGTAACCGTTGGCGGGTCGAAGGCGTCCATGGCGAAGCCAAAACCTGGCATGGTCTTGCGCGTGCCGTGCGGCGCGGCCTCGATAACATGCGCATCCAGGCATTCCTCACCGCCACCGCGATTAACCTCAAGCGGCTCGCAGCCGCCCTGATTGCGCTGATTTACGTGGTTTTGAACACCCATACGCGCCGGAAATTGCTGAACAGCTTCGGTATCGCTTGA